The Deltaproteobacteria bacterium genome window below encodes:
- a CDS encoding type II toxin-antitoxin system PemK/MazF family toxin, whose amino-acid sequence MVIRRGSIWWADLPAPAGSAPGYRRPVMAIQANRFNDSRISTVIVAALTGNLELAKAPGNVLVPKESSGLARDSVVNVSQIMTVDKSGLLEYVGMLDLFTLRRVDDGLRIVLDLRLP is encoded by the coding sequence GTGGTAATCCGGCGCGGGAGTATCTGGTGGGCCGACCTGCCGGCCCCGGCGGGATCGGCACCCGGCTACCGGCGGCCGGTCATGGCGATTCAGGCCAACCGGTTCAACGACAGCCGGATTTCAACGGTCATCGTGGCGGCGCTGACCGGCAATCTGGAACTCGCCAAGGCACCCGGGAACGTCCTCGTCCCGAAGGAATCGAGCGGCCTTGCACGGGATTCGGTGGTGAATGTTTCGCAGATCATGACCGTGGATAAGTCGGGTTTGCTCGAATACGTGGGCATGCTGGACCTGTTCACGCTCCGGCGTGTTGACGACGGCCTCCGCATCGTTCTCGATCTTCGTCTTCCATAA
- the ilvN gene encoding acetolactate synthase small subunit, with amino-acid sequence MKHTLAVLVQNEFGVLSRVAGLFSARGYNIESLTVAETLDPTVSRMTIVTSGEEKIIEQITKQLNKLINVIKVVDLTGLEHVEREMALVKVHAEGDGRAEVLRICDIFRGKVVDVSPSSYTFEFTGVEEKINAVMNLLKPFGIRELVRTGKVAVSRGAGSSTEIRRRPAGGDAHLAEAG; translated from the coding sequence ATGAAACACACACTGGCAGTACTGGTGCAGAACGAGTTTGGCGTCCTCTCGCGGGTGGCGGGGCTTTTTTCGGCCCGCGGCTACAACATCGAGAGCCTCACGGTGGCCGAGACGCTGGACCCCACCGTCTCGCGCATGACCATCGTCACGAGCGGCGAAGAGAAGATCATCGAGCAGATCACCAAGCAGCTCAACAAGCTGATCAACGTGATCAAGGTGGTGGACCTCACCGGCCTTGAGCACGTCGAGCGCGAGATGGCGCTCGTCAAGGTCCACGCCGAGGGCGACGGCCGGGCGGAAGTCCTGCGTATCTGCGACATCTTCCGCGGCAAGGTGGTGGATGTCTCGCCGTCGTCGTACACCTTCGAGTTCACCGGCGTCGAGGAGAAGATCAACGCCGTGATGAACCTGCTGAAGCCCTTCGGCATCCGCGAGCTCGTCCGCACCGGCAAGGTGGCCGTGAGCCGCGGCGCGGGCTCCTCCACCGAAATCCGCCGCCGCCCGGCGGGCGGCGACGCGCACCTTGCCGAAGCGGGATAA
- a CDS encoding ribbon-helix-helix protein, CopG family gives MKTAVSIPDELFRKAEKEARRRKISRSALITRALEHYLAPGDDEITRKLNEVYSRESSALDPLLVEMQARATRTDEKW, from the coding sequence ATGAAGACTGCCGTATCCATCCCCGACGAACTGTTCAGGAAGGCCGAAAAGGAGGCCCGCCGCCGGAAGATCAGCCGGAGCGCGCTGATTACGCGGGCACTGGAGCACTATCTTGCTCCCGGCGATGACGAGATCACACGCAAGCTGAATGAGGTCTACAGCCGCGAGTCCTCTGCTCTTGACCCGCTGCTGGTCGAAATGCAGGCGCGGGCGACGCGGACGGACGAGAAGTGGTAA
- a CDS encoding J domain-containing protein — protein MAREAQAARRPRGLFGNLRRIGRTLSDPALSPAERAERALRQIAPGEYERARRRLKTFEELARTEYSRIRLDPSSPDQEVEAFIALVRASVKTFQKEPPRTRVGRRMVDWVSKNLGQMEHALLPSRQEAFILLGIEHTDDVETIKLRFRALAREAHPDKPGGSHDRMQKLNEAYKTVLRIKGEG, from the coding sequence ATGGCACGTGAGGCACAGGCGGCCCGAAGGCCGCGAGGACTTTTCGGCAATCTCCGGCGGATCGGGCGCACCCTGTCGGACCCGGCCCTGTCGCCGGCCGAGCGGGCCGAGCGGGCGCTCCGGCAGATCGCCCCCGGCGAATACGAACGGGCCCGTCGCCGCCTCAAGACCTTCGAGGAACTGGCCCGCACGGAGTATTCCCGCATCCGCCTCGACCCCAGTTCGCCGGACCAGGAGGTCGAGGCGTTCATCGCGCTCGTCCGGGCGTCGGTCAAGACCTTCCAGAAGGAGCCGCCCCGCACCCGCGTGGGCCGCCGCATGGTGGACTGGGTTTCGAAGAACCTCGGCCAGATGGAGCACGCGCTGCTGCCCTCGCGGCAGGAGGCGTTCATCCTGCTCGGCATCGAGCACACCGACGATGTGGAGACGATCAAGCTGAGGTTCCGGGCGCTCGCCCGCGAGGCCCATCCCGACAAGCCCGGCGGCAGCCATGACCGGATGCAGAAGCTGAACGAGGCCTACAAAACGGTGCTGAGGATCAAGGGCGAGGGATAA
- the ilvB gene encoding biosynthetic-type acetolactate synthase large subunit, with protein MELTGAQIFVESLKKLKVDTLFGYPGGAVLHIYDALHFAEKDGSIRHILVRHEQGAVHMADGYARATGKPGYVLLTSGPGATNGVTGIATAYMDSIPMVIITGQVPTHLIGNDAFQEADVVGITRPCTKHNFLVKDVRDLARVMAEAQYIATSGRPGPVLVDIPKDVTAHKTAFAWPDRVDIPSYRPSTEGHLKQVKKALSLILGAKRPVLYLGGGCIWSNAAAEVTGLARRLGIPVTQTLMGLGSFPMSDPLSLDMLGMHGTYRANLAMSNCDVLVAIGARFDDRVTGKLDEFCVGAKKIHVDIDPASISKNVEVDVPIVGDARKVVQKMLDNLPPEPDLAKYRRSLAPWHAQIAEWERQHPLFYQDWTPGSPGEVIKPQWAIQEIHRKTKARSPVVTTDVGQHQMWAAQYFQFDRPFRWVTSGGLGTMGFGLPAAIGAQFARPKDLVLAIVGDASVQMCIQELIVASEHKLPIKVFIINNIYLGMVRQWQEMFYDDRYTAVHIPLQPDWVKLADAMGAAGFRVEQKSKLPGVIDEALSTTKPCLVDIRVDPKESVFPMIPAGGSIANPIVADEALKVHVKDDPNSASLS; from the coding sequence GTGGAACTCACGGGCGCGCAGATCTTCGTCGAATCCCTCAAGAAACTGAAAGTGGACACCCTGTTCGGCTATCCGGGCGGCGCGGTGCTGCACATTTACGATGCGCTGCACTTCGCCGAGAAGGACGGCAGCATCCGGCACATCCTCGTCCGGCACGAGCAGGGGGCGGTCCACATGGCCGACGGCTACGCCCGCGCCACGGGGAAGCCGGGCTACGTGCTGCTCACTTCCGGTCCCGGGGCCACGAACGGCGTCACCGGCATCGCGACGGCCTACATGGACTCGATTCCGATGGTCATCATCACCGGCCAGGTGCCGACGCATCTCATCGGCAACGACGCCTTCCAGGAGGCGGACGTGGTGGGGATCACGCGCCCCTGCACGAAGCACAACTTCCTCGTGAAGGACGTGCGCGACCTCGCCCGCGTGATGGCCGAGGCGCAATATATCGCCACGAGCGGCCGGCCGGGCCCGGTGCTGGTGGATATCCCCAAGGACGTCACCGCCCACAAGACGGCGTTCGCCTGGCCGGACAGGGTGGACATCCCCTCCTACCGCCCCTCGACCGAGGGCCACCTGAAGCAGGTGAAAAAGGCCCTGTCGCTCATCCTGGGGGCAAAGCGGCCGGTGCTGTACCTGGGCGGCGGGTGCATCTGGTCGAACGCCGCGGCCGAGGTGACCGGACTCGCCCGCCGGCTCGGCATCCCGGTGACGCAGACGCTGATGGGGCTGGGCTCGTTCCCGATGAGCGATCCCCTGTCGCTCGACATGCTGGGGATGCACGGCACCTACCGGGCGAACCTCGCCATGTCGAACTGCGACGTGCTCGTCGCCATCGGTGCGCGGTTCGACGACCGCGTGACGGGCAAGCTCGACGAGTTCTGCGTGGGAGCGAAGAAGATCCATGTGGACATCGATCCGGCGTCGATCTCCAAGAACGTCGAGGTGGACGTGCCGATCGTGGGCGACGCCCGCAAGGTGGTCCAGAAGATGCTGGACAACCTGCCGCCGGAGCCCGACCTTGCGAAATACCGCCGCTCGCTCGCCCCCTGGCACGCCCAGATCGCCGAGTGGGAACGGCAGCACCCGCTGTTCTACCAGGACTGGACGCCGGGAAGCCCCGGCGAGGTGATCAAGCCGCAGTGGGCGATCCAGGAGATCCACCGGAAGACGAAGGCGCGCTCGCCCGTCGTCACCACCGACGTGGGCCAGCACCAGATGTGGGCGGCGCAGTATTTCCAGTTCGACCGGCCGTTCCGCTGGGTGACCTCCGGCGGGCTCGGCACGATGGGGTTCGGCCTGCCGGCCGCCATCGGCGCGCAGTTCGCCCGGCCGAAGGATCTCGTGCTCGCGATCGTGGGCGACGCCTCGGTGCAGATGTGCATCCAGGAACTGATCGTCGCGTCCGAGCACAAGCTCCCCATCAAGGTGTTCATTATCAACAACATCTACCTCGGCATGGTCCGCCAGTGGCAGGAGATGTTCTACGACGACCGCTACACGGCCGTTCACATCCCGCTCCAGCCCGACTGGGTGAAGCTGGCCGACGCGATGGGCGCGGCGGGCTTCCGGGTGGAGCAGAAGTCGAAGCTGCCCGGCGTGATCGACGAGGCGCTCTCGACGACAAAGCCCTGCCTCGTGGACATCCGGGTGGACCCCAAGGAGAGCGTTTTCCCGATGATCCCCGCCGGCGGGAGTATCGCCAACCCGATCGTTGCCGACGAGGCGCTGAAGGTGCACGTCAAGGACGACCCGAACTCGGCCTCGCTCTCCTGA
- a CDS encoding B12-binding domain-containing radical SAM protein has product MSKLLLIAPVSQEVHGVSGKSVHHLSLAILAALAEPYFSEIEIAEEMFAPLDLDQTPDLVGITMMTCQANRGYWLADYFRRRGSKVILGGAHVSFMVAEALEHADAVVQGEVEGLWPQIMADFSGGNLSGKHYTGSAPLDLSQVPVPRKDLFPGGRTTFDAGVIQSSRGCPMGCDFCTVTKMYGKLYRTRPVEQVVEEIRRYPKKAFFFVDDNIFFSHEYAYRLFEALIPLRIKWGSQASLELACRDGELLKLAVRSGCASLFVGFESVNQENLNANRKTFNKVDRYDAGIRKLNDAGIAVFGAFIFGLEKDTPQTFRDTMDFVMRNRLFMVNPGILTPLPGTVTHARMERDGDILDYNYEHYTCGRLIWRHPNMTTEELERCYLEFRREFFSLGSIARRFWNNRRHPLLYLALNLAHHRNTYYRPQGREHDRITGGQLPYQVATGSPAG; this is encoded by the coding sequence ATGAGCAAGCTTCTCCTGATCGCACCGGTTAGCCAGGAAGTCCACGGCGTCAGCGGAAAGTCGGTCCATCACCTCAGCCTCGCCATCCTCGCCGCGCTGGCGGAGCCCTACTTCTCCGAGATCGAGATCGCCGAGGAGATGTTCGCCCCGCTGGATCTCGACCAGACCCCGGATCTGGTCGGAATCACGATGATGACCTGCCAGGCGAACCGCGGGTACTGGCTGGCGGACTATTTCCGCAGGCGGGGTTCGAAGGTGATCCTGGGCGGCGCGCATGTGTCGTTCATGGTGGCCGAGGCGCTGGAACATGCCGACGCCGTCGTGCAGGGAGAGGTCGAGGGGCTCTGGCCGCAGATCATGGCCGACTTTTCCGGCGGGAACCTTTCCGGAAAGCACTACACCGGCTCCGCGCCGCTGGACCTGTCCCAGGTTCCGGTCCCGCGCAAGGACCTGTTTCCCGGCGGCCGGACCACTTTCGACGCGGGCGTCATCCAGAGTTCCCGCGGCTGCCCGATGGGCTGCGATTTCTGCACGGTCACGAAGATGTACGGAAAACTCTACCGGACCCGGCCCGTGGAGCAGGTGGTCGAGGAGATCCGCCGGTATCCGAAGAAGGCGTTCTTCTTCGTTGACGACAACATCTTCTTCTCCCACGAATACGCCTACCGCCTGTTCGAGGCGCTCATTCCGCTCCGGATCAAGTGGGGGAGCCAGGCCTCGCTGGAGCTGGCCTGCCGGGACGGCGAACTGCTGAAGCTGGCCGTCCGCTCCGGCTGCGCGTCACTGTTCGTGGGCTTTGAATCGGTCAACCAGGAGAACCTCAACGCCAACCGCAAGACCTTCAACAAGGTGGACCGCTACGATGCCGGCATCCGCAAGCTGAACGACGCGGGCATCGCCGTCTTCGGCGCGTTCATCTTCGGGCTGGAAAAGGACACGCCCCAGACGTTCCGTGACACGATGGATTTCGTCATGCGGAACCGGCTGTTCATGGTGAACCCCGGCATCCTGACGCCGCTCCCCGGCACCGTGACGCACGCACGGATGGAGAGGGACGGCGACATCCTCGACTACAACTACGAGCACTACACCTGCGGGCGCCTCATCTGGAGGCATCCGAACATGACCACCGAGGAACTGGAGCGGTGTTACCTGGAGTTCCGGCGGGAGTTCTTCTCGCTGGGCAGCATCGCCCGCCGGTTCTGGAACAACCGCCGCCA
- a CDS encoding helix-turn-helix domain-containing protein: MQTTGRNITPEELAAVLGIPVETVHLWIESGMIPYRMEGGTRIFNELDLKRWLEEKYAALTALDPE; the protein is encoded by the coding sequence ATGCAGACCACCGGACGCAACATCACGCCCGAGGAACTGGCCGCCGTGCTGGGCATCCCGGTGGAGACGGTCCATCTGTGGATCGAATCGGGGATGATCCCCTACCGCATGGAAGGCGGCACGCGCATCTTCAACGAGCTCGACCTCAAGCGCTGGCTGGAGGAGAAATACGCCGCCCTCACCGCCCTCGATCCGGAGTAG